A part of Haliotis asinina isolate JCU_RB_2024 chromosome 10, JCU_Hal_asi_v2, whole genome shotgun sequence genomic DNA contains:
- the LOC137297663 gene encoding uncharacterized protein: protein MIRPGKLTKSSTSARSVQKTSGLFNEGPADDLKFNLKPSADDLLMSIDNGNNALMLGSFDSGMLSYLDPLAEASLDSFVDLSTFLEEDRTVEPVDGSAEDIDALMEKTKPVEVAVEPAEPSTKRKFEEVVEVVDVVSMEEEVVATTPDHDYVCKRPRLSTSSIASEELETFGAAASTSDIPLAQKYRQRRDKNNVASRRSREIRKQKFVDMETKADELIVENEKLRLKIVDLEKLAKDMKAILVSKLSGK from the exons ATGATTCGACCAGGAAAGCTAACGAAATCCAGCACTTCCGCACGTTCGGTACAGAAGACAAGTGGCCTATTTAACGAAG GGCCAGCTGATGACTTGAAGTTCAACTTAAAGCCATCAGCTGATGACCTATTGATGTCGATCGACAATGGTAACAATGCATTGATGCTGGGCAGCTTTGACTCAGGGATGCTAAGTTATCTCGATCCACTGGCTGAAGCCAGTCTTGATAGTTTTGTGGATCTTTCTACCTTCCTTGAGGAG GATAGAACTGTTGAGCCAGTAGATGGTTCTGCAGAAGATATTGATGCCCTAATGGAGAAGACAAAACCAGTTGAGGTTGCTGTGGAACCTGCAGAGCCATCTACGAAGCGCAAGTTTGAAGAGGTTGTGGAGGTTGTAGACGTGGTCAGCATGGAGGAAGAGGTTGTGGCTACAACCCCCGACCATGACTATGTCTGCAAACGTCCCCGGCTGTCGACTTCATCCATTGCGAGTGAAGAATTGGAAACTTTTGGCGCTGCTGCGTCCACAAGTGACATTCCACTTGCACAGAAGTACCGTCAACGCCGCGACAAGAACAATGTTGCTTCACGCAGATCACGTGAAATAAGGAAACAGAAATTTGTTGACATGGAAACCAAAGCAGATGAACTTATTGTTGAAAATGAGAAACTCCGTTTGAAGATTGTGGATTTGGAGAAATTAGCAAAGGACATGAAAGCCATTCTTGTTTCCAAGTTGTCAGGGAAGTAA